Below is a window of Ananas comosus cultivar F153 linkage group 9, ASM154086v1, whole genome shotgun sequence DNA.
tagtatatatatgtatgcacaTAAATGTATATGTATctaatattttcatttatttacattttgtgTTTCAAGTAAATGTTTTctattcatataaatcatgCCAATAAAGACTACCTCCAATCATACTATGTTTTAGAGCAAGTAGCATTTAGCAATCCCATCCCTATTCTGCAAACCATATCGATCTGCGCTTTAGGTAACAATGTAACATAGGGGNGGGGATTGATTATCAAGGAGTTGATCACCTAGTTGTTTCGTATTatccttgtgatttaaaataactaaatttggGCATAACCATCTTTCTTGAGAAAGAAATGAAAGTAATTTTTCTCACTCATTAAATTTGCCAGCGAATGACATTCAACCAGTAGAACAAAAATTATTCAAGATTGTCCAGAAACATTCTTGCAGTATATTTGATTTTGTCACAAGAAAGGAGAACAGCAGATATCAAATAAAGCCGCTTCTTTGTAAGGCAAGATTGGGCAatcatgttaaaaaaaaatataaccactATTTCTGGGCATTTCCTATTACATTCATCTTTCGTAAAACACTGATTACCCATTTACTGACGTGCAGAAGACATATTTCATTCCCAAACTAACAAAATAGTCATTTCTAACTGACGATAGATTTAAAAACATGTGAAACCACTCGAAATCCGACTTAAACTGGCATTTTTTGACAGAAATTGAAGCTAACATGAGCTTGCAATAATGTTTTTAATCAACCTGAAAACCAGTTTGTGCGTGTAAACTGATTTTAATCTTGAAGCAAGTTACCAATACATTATTAGTTACCTTAATTTTGCAAATACCACAGGCATACATATCCACTATATATCTTTCTGGTGCACTAGGTTGGATACTTTGGACATGCCCCCAAGATCTAAAACTGCTTTCCTACATTTTAAACAACTAACACAACAATAATGAGAagccaaataaaatatttcatggAAAATTTAAGTATGTACATCTAATTAATGAGTAGAATGTTTCTTAAAATAGTTAATGGCATTACTTTCCTTGTTCTTTCCGCCACTTGGCACATAGATGTGCTCATGAAAACTATTAGTTGTTGAAAAGAAACAGAAGATGAGGAGAAGAGTCGAATATTTGagtgggcaaaaaaaaaaaaaaaaaaaaaagagaaaaagaggaggGGGCAGCTAGGGTAATGTTTTAATGTATTTCAGAAGTTTCAAGGAGGAAAGCCGAAATAGGAAAATGAAATAGTACATTAATTAACTGGTCACTAGATCCATAATAAGGACCAGAATCATGAGAAGGGGGAGATCATAAGAGAGCTAGGCCTTGCTCATCAGTGGAAAAGACACACAGAATGAAAGCGTAGTTACATGATGAATCAAAGAAAATGATGATTATGAGGAACAGCCTAGAAGTGCAGAAATATACAGGAAAAAGGATACCAAAATGGaaatcaaaaactaaaaagaaaaagtaaaccctaattctagagagagagagagagagagagagagagagagaggaagagatctATGGCTTGTTTCTCACGCTTTCGTACTAAAGCTGCGAAGGCTCATAATCCAATGTAACCGCACGACAATCAGGGGTCGCGACGATCTCGGGACGTGGATCTCACGCCATTTGCTCTCAAATTTGGCTATATACGGAACATCGGAAGCGATTTACGCATCAGGGTCCAGAGAAGCgtgaaagaaaattttcatcCGTGGAAAGAGAAACCGATGAagtgtaaaacaaaaaaaaaaaaaaaataaagaaagaaagaaataaatgcatTCCCGGTATCGGACAGACGAACAAGCACCAGAACCCAAGAACAACACATAAACTAGGAAATAAACCGTAATTCGCACTCGTACACTACGTCTTCTTTCCTaaaattctagggcacggaAAATATATGAATCCGTAACAGATCGATGTTGATGCCATAATTAAGGGGggtaaaaaaagagagagagagagcaaaaaaaagTGGCGAGCAGTTCgagagagatgaagagatgagagagatgaTCGCACCAGGAATGGGTGGCGTACTCGTAGAGCTTTTCCCTGGTGGAGAAAACGATGAGGGCCACCTCGGCGTCGCACGCGCGCCTTCTTCACCAATCCATTTCTCCGCTTCGAGAACGTCCCCTCCCTATTGATCTTGTTCTCGATCCGCTTCAGCTGCACCCTCCCCCTCCCCACATATCCCGATCTCcaactaaaccctaaccctaaccctaaccctaaccctaaccctatcgTACAACCTACGaacaacaaagagagagagagggagagggagagggagagagaggtagggtttggtggtggtggtgttagGGGAAGGAGCTTGGAGGGCGAGAGGCGATGGGTGTGGTTTTGCAAGGGTTGGAGAGATGGGAACAGGAAGGTGGTATTTGGAAACCGGAGTGGTTTTTCGTGGGTATACGCTGTCGCGTTGTGATTGGTGGGGATGGACTCTGCCAAAGGCATGTTAATGAAGCTCTGTCTCGTTTCGTACGGACAACTAAGACATAAAGGCGCACGGCCCGCCGCCCCCCcacccacccccccccccccccccccccccccccccccccccccccccacgtACCTCACGCCCCTAATTTTAATGACGGTGCAGAAACAAATGCCCTCCACATTGTGGGATATTACGATTGTGCCACTCAACCTTGTAACGATACGTCGACGTGCGCGACCATGCCACCCACCGAGCATGCTCTGATCCGTCGCTTCGTTAGCAGCCAACGGTGGGATGAGCGCCTTAATTCTCGCCGCTAGCGGACAACCGACGGTCACGATCGCCCGACCACCTGATGCGGCCTTCCACTGCTCTATTGAGCAGAGCTGATTCGGGATTACGGGATTTTCTAGAATTGCTCGACTCATGGTGAAATTAATTTGTGGCCAACTAATCAAGATTAATAAGGAGTGCTATCCATACATTCCATACCAGTTTGAATAAATTTTGTGCGAACCATGTTAATCCATTTTTTCTCTCAATTCTTGTTAATCCATTTTTTCTctcaattctttttcttttttaaaatatatgaaacttaGCACTACTCCGCAAGATATAATCTTGGCATGCACCATCTATTAATTCAGACAATAATGTGTCAATCATGCATGTACCCACCACTCATGCAGAAAGAAATATTAAGGCTAGCTTGTCGGCCGGGAAACACAAGGGGGCAGCAAAAGCGGAACAATCTACATTGCTGGATGTTCAAATTTATAACTGGATCATCAGATGCATGCACGCAGCCTGTTGGATACCAATCATGTGAGGCATCGCTATTTCGATACCATATCATCAACAAataatgtatatacatacacgCTTATTATTAACAAATTAATAGCAGAGaaacctttctttttcttttcttctcttttttttcaacaCTCTGGGGCCAGGGTAATCAGATCAGTTCCTGATCAGTTATGAACCACTACTTGATTGGGAAAAAGTGAAAGAAGATATTCATATTCTGATAACTACAAATGAGCATCTCCTGATTGGAATATTCATCATCGCCATGTGCCGGATAGATAAAGTGAACCAACTTTCTCACCACAACTTCACATCAATTCTCAAGATAGCTAGTCGACCACTTCTCAAAGCAATTAATATCGTAAACATTGATGTACGAACTAACAACTATATATAAAGCTCAGTCTGAAAATTTAGAATATGCATCATATATCTTACACAAAAGGCCTGAATCTTACTGACCAGggtgaaataattatttgttttttttcagcAAGATATTGCCTCCAACTCTTAATTAATAGCCACAACATAAAATCAAGCTCCATTTCGATCCATATACCATTCTATAGCTGTAGGAGTGTTTTATTCTTCTTCATGAGTTTTCTCGTGCATGCTTAAAAgcaaatataaaatacaatacAGTAGTCGAGGAGGATATAAGACAAACAAGAGTTTGGTGGAAATGAAGCGTAAGGCTTCATCCTATCCATCCAGGAGGATAGACGTTCTCACCTGTTGTTGCATCAGCTGCATTCAACTGATTAGTATACATGGGATAGTACCTGCATGCAACCAATGCCGTATTAAGACAGTCACGTACATTCATCAGGAATGCAGTTTTtggagcaaatttttttttatggaacaGTAACAAATTTAGTCATAACGTTTGATCGGAGCACCAATTCAGTATTTAAAcatacaactatatataataacattatCTGTGAACTTTGAGTTTTCATTTGTGTTTCTTCTCAAATGTTTGCACAAAGTTCATTCCATGCACtgcaacaaaaacggtctatagcgacaattttaaatgtcggtacaggtcaaaaaagtgctgctgactAAATTACTGACACtgttaaaaagtgttgctatatgtggggtcgctaggtatatagtgacagttaaagagtgtcgctataacaaaaaaaaatgctgttaatttaccaacacttatttaaacatttagcaatCGTCGGAACTCTAGCTCGTTGGCTGCAGTGGTGGAagaggacgagaggaagggatcttcgtctagaatttcaatggattgagtgaggggagaaggggagatgataatcgatttttcatttttttttttcttttctgtttataatcaggccgaatgggctgggtgaggtgggttgagtagagtaattttttatttttggttggattgggttttatatttaggcattagtagattttttaaaaaattttggcataaatgggacacttatacagaagtgtcccaaacatatgtccttataacctaattctgttgtagtgatgtAAAGTATAACGGTAATGACGCTAGACATGATGCTTTTCCATAGGTAGACCAAAGGACTCGATTGTTACGCAAAACAAACTTTGGGAATAAATTGTTGCGATTGAAACTatgagaaagaaaatgaaattcaAGTTGGAAAAAAAAGTGACAAAGCATATATATNtatatatatatatataattgggctgGAATagtatcaatagcaccaaactattggtgctattagttttgtAGCTCTTAGATTAAGAAAtttacggttaggatgatgtggtccccctagggttgagtgggtgttggttgaatagtataatctaacggataaaaataatcaaaagcattaatctaacagcagaaaacttgatagcaccaagtgcttggtgctatcgatagcatagcagccgaactatatatatatatatatagagagagagagagagagagcgcgctaggctcctatactatttatagtaatagaGCTTCTGGTACTAGTCTCATTTTCAACTTTACAGTGTTCAAAATAACGATCCACATCCTTAAAACTGATCtaaggtatttaaagtttttagaaataaaattttatatattttccatgtagttttactttatgatcaaattatttcaaatttgtcaatttttaatagttattatagtgagtttgtagtttaacggtgtagaagaatttaaatttattcaaattttgatagaataaatcctattttcaaattttaaagatggTTGATCTTGAATTCAAGATTGGAATATTCATCAGTATCGTTGATCTTGAATTGAAAAATCCTATTTTCGAATTTTAAAGatggttcaattttttttttatttttttttttgagagataggtagcacgctactcgcttcgtttatttcattttagaaataaacttagatggTTCAATTTTTACCATTCATTTTTGACATGATTTATTACTAACTAAAcgatgttgaaaaaaaattaaaattttatttctaacttCATATATCTTAGATCATATTTGACGGTAAAGATCGTTtatttgaacactctaagatcgaaaacgagactatagtaccagagctccggtactatagatggTATAGTAgcatcattctctctctctctctatatatatatatatatatgttatccaTTTCTGACAGGAATTTACCCAATTTGAAGCGAAGGTTCAAAAGGTATGGGGTGAAAGAATCCCTGGGACGACTGTGAAGGCCTTTGATTGCAGGCTACATTAGATGCACCACCGGTGCCATTTTCCCAGGATAGTAGGAGGGGATCTTGTAAATCAGCTTCCTGCAACTGAGAGAGGTAGCCGTGCAAGCAAAGTTAACAAGCGAGCTGGTACagacttaaaaaaagaaaaaaaaaagaaaaaaaaaaaaaaagaatataagaaATGAACAGCTAGCGTCAAATGTTGCATAAGTTGGTGCTGTTTCCGCAGAACATACAAGACCATTCTACTAGCTAGAGAGCATTGCCCTTTAAGCTAAAGCAGACTAGATCCAGTATCGACAAACATGTAAGCAACCGGATGTTCAATGTTTTGATTTGATGGAAAGAAAGAGGCCAActgtgaagtgaaaaaaaaagggcagtTCTTATATGACTTACTGCTAACAATTTGGTTACATAAAATTAACAGAAATTCTTCCAAGAAACCTTTGACAGATTTCTTTGTGAACTACTGAAGTATTCATTAAATTACGTAAAAGTTCTCGACGAAAAAGCAATTTTCCTGCAATCATTTACTGTGTATGCAGATGATAAGCAATTAATTAATGGAGAAGCATCACAAGTAGGCCATTAAATGGTTACCTCCCTTTTCAAAGATCTGTTTGCTTCTTGCAACATTTGTTCCTGCATTTGGGTAAAACAGGTTGTTGAAACAAAATTTGGAACCAGAAGAAAGAAACACcacacacccaaaaaaaaaaaaaaaaaaaaaaagagtaaaaaaccTTAGCATAAGGTGTAATACCTTTGTTTTAAGATCAGATAGCTCATCAAGCATTACTTGTGTCTGCAAATAATAGACATCAAAAAACAGAATTAGTAActataagaaagaaaatatattccaATTCCCTATTATCGATCATCATGCAGTGACACTGTCATGCTAAACTAGAGAGTGATACCACACATCTCTAAGCTAAAGCCATCCCAATTCTACATGGCAAAGACAGTTATATCAAATCACTACAACAAGCAAATATGTTGACTAGGAAAGCAACGGCTAGCTAGATGCCAAAAGAGAGATAGATATATTGTTCTCGGAGGAAAAGCTCAAATGCGTTTGTAACATCCTTAGATATTTACCTTTCTTGATCTGATCTGCTTTAAGGACTTCTCTAATTGATTTTCAAGATGCTCGAGTTCATTCGAACTCAGTGGAATCAAATCCTCACCAAGAAGATTTCTGTATTATTAGTCATAAGATTCTCATTAGAAAAATAATCTGCATGGAAAGGTACTCATAGCACTACTCAAAAATATTAAGTGAGATGGGagctaaaacaaaaaaaaccttTGTGACTGCTGGAGAATCTCAACTCGCATCTTTAGTTTCAGATATTCCTGATAATTGCTCTGGGCCATATAAAAGAACCTCATTATATATCACAGAAGAGCATACAAtcaaaaaaagggggggaaaaaagtAGTTACCTTTCCTATGGAAACAGATACAACacaaaggacaaaaaaaaagagaaattgttGTTTCTTAATTGTGTTGCGGAAAAAAGAGAGGCAAGAACAAATAATTCAGGCACACTTATATtagatatttgaaaattatttacaaacATGGCTAGGTAACAAATTTCTTccacaaaattatatatatactttccaCAGGAAGAATGCGACGGACACATACCAGGACTATTGCCACCTTCTGCACATTTATAACTTGAAAGCAATTTTTTTAACACTATATCTAGCTTTAGCAAGCTGGGATTAGAGCAATATGAGGGACCAAATTTGGCGTGGGAAAATGTGCTCAGAAGAAATGCTACCATTATGGCATTAGAGTTGATTAACTGATAGCCTAAAAGGTATATATAATTACCACGGACAATGAAATATTTGCAAAAGAAAGGTGTAAAATTAATGGCAGGAAACAAAATTTGAGTACAACACTTAGCAGAGAAATGACGAACAATATGTTTCAAAGAGTTTACGGAAGAGCTAACAAGCAAAGACAGGCAAGATGTCAAACGGAGCACAGATTTCATATCCAAGACCAGACAGATTCATTCAAGTAAAAGTGAAATATTAAGTGAAGATTTAAACAGACGAGCGCACCTAGCTATTATAGGTCTGCTTGCATCACTGTGTTAATTAATTTAACTAAACAATAATCTATCAGAGAAACTACGTACCTTATACAATATTTAGAGAAGAGATTTTGCTACCTGTGTCTCAGTGGCTGGGACGGCAGCCTTTGATGCTGCATAAGTGTGTCTTTGATACCTTTCAAGAGTCTTAAGTATGCTGCAATAAAATTGGAGAAAtcactaattaattagatgACACACCTCAGGAACATCTATATGAAGTTTGCTcacaaccatatatatattgtttgatTAATGAATCActttctaaatttatataagATGGATTTCTAAACATATATAAGATGGATCAGGCAGTGCAACAGACCATCTGCAATTAAGTTAGATCATTCTCGAGAAAACGGGAATaaccaaactatatatatatatattttgaaccTTCATGTCCGGAAAAATTAGCAGACGAGTCTCCTCATCTTTATTTGAGCATTGTTTGCGGTGAAAATCTAGATTTGTCTTCCTGGAGTAAAAGGCTCTTTGATCTACTAATTGTGGATACATGAAGTGTTTGATATGGCAAACCAATCCTAAATCCTAAGCTGATTGGATGCAAACGTACACCAAAGAGAATGGAGCGGAGATGGAGTAAAACTAAGTATGCATGCTCGATCGCAATTCAGATGGATCAGAGCGGAAGCCTTTGTTACTGGGGAACGAAGCTCTTTGATGAGAAGCGGTGAAATAAGGAATTGGTCTCTGAGAGACAGTAGTTCTCAAATACATCCGTATTCTCAATCTATGTGAAACTAGAAATGGTAAGCTGGGAAACCAATATAGTTAAGAAAACAGGTGACACATCTAGATTTTGAAATAGCTAgtcatatatataagatataacaagattaaatctctaaacccggctatagcattttTGATTGATAACTAGGCCGAAGAGGTTAAGAGGATTAGGCATGGTAGGATTATAGTAGTTCTAGGATGAATGTGTTGGAAAATGATGCAAATCTTATCATGTTAGTGGCCCTATTATTGTACAAGCTCAGGAAAGCTCTTTATGGCCTGAAGCAAGCTCCTAGAGTGTGGTATAGCCGGCTTGA
It encodes the following:
- the LOC109715136 gene encoding agamous-like MADS-box protein AGL9 homolog; protein product: MGRGRVELKRIENKISRQVTFAKRRNGLLKKAYELSVLCDAEVALIIFSNRGRLFEFCSSSSILKTLERYQRHTYAASKAAVPATETQSNYQEYLKLKMRVEILQQSQRNLLGEDLIPLSSNELEHLENQLEKSLKQIRSRKTQVMLDELSDLKTKEQMLQEANRSLKRELQEADLQDPLLLSWENGTGGASNVACNQRPSQSSQGFFHPIPFEPSLQIGYYPMYTNQLNAADATTGENVYPPGWIG